One Caulobacter segnis genomic window carries:
- a CDS encoding RNA methyltransferase → MTEDFKPVPPCVILNEPQLAENIGAVARVMANFGLSDLRLVRPRDGWPQERAWASASGANWPLDDAKVFDSLEAAIADLKLVYATTARPRETRLPVYTPRESAGHLAEEVAQGRKVGLLFGGERAGLETHDIALCQAIVSIPIDERFRSLNLAQAVSINAYEWKMTQDDRPWKKFEHNVEEPADQASLLGLYEHLEGELDKAGFYHPPEKKPSMVRNLRVPLARARLTEQEVRTFRGVITALSKGRGRVLAKLAEKASKDKGEAP, encoded by the coding sequence ATGACCGAAGACTTCAAGCCCGTCCCCCCTTGCGTGATCCTGAACGAGCCGCAGCTGGCCGAGAACATCGGCGCGGTGGCCCGTGTGATGGCCAATTTCGGCCTCTCGGACCTGCGCCTAGTCCGCCCGCGCGATGGCTGGCCGCAGGAGCGGGCCTGGGCCAGCGCCTCGGGCGCCAACTGGCCGCTGGACGACGCCAAGGTGTTCGACAGCCTTGAGGCGGCGATCGCCGACCTGAAGCTGGTCTACGCCACCACGGCCCGGCCGCGCGAGACGCGCCTGCCGGTCTACACGCCGCGCGAAAGCGCGGGCCATCTGGCCGAGGAAGTCGCCCAGGGCCGCAAGGTCGGCCTGCTGTTCGGCGGCGAGCGCGCCGGGCTCGAGACCCACGACATCGCGCTGTGCCAGGCCATCGTCTCGATCCCGATCGACGAGCGCTTCCGGTCTCTGAACCTGGCCCAGGCGGTGTCGATCAACGCCTACGAATGGAAGATGACCCAGGACGACCGGCCCTGGAAGAAGTTCGAACACAATGTCGAGGAGCCGGCCGACCAGGCCAGCTTGCTTGGCCTGTACGAGCATCTCGAAGGCGAGTTGGACAAGGCGGGCTTCTACCATCCGCCGGAGAAGAAGCCGTCGATGGTCCGCAACCTGCGCGTCCCCTTGGCCCGGGCCCGGCTGACCGAGCAGGAGGTGCGCACTTTCCGGGGCGTGATCACCGCGCTCAGCAAGGGGCGCGGCCGCGTGCTGGCCAAGCTGGCCGAGAAGGCTTCGAAGGATAAGGGCGAGGCTCCTTAA
- a CDS encoding host attachment protein, whose translation MTPDATTLIVVADGHRARLLEQPRIGGPLHDRPEWLSGLKEHHEHDGPSHITHPGDARDRAEKAFLRDLAKRLDDLNARHGFDQVILVAPPRALGHLRRGLSTAVARKVIGSDAHERVDATIITLQSVVQVARYASAA comes from the coding sequence ATGACCCCCGATGCAACAACCCTGATCGTCGTCGCCGACGGGCATCGCGCCCGCTTGCTGGAGCAGCCGCGCATCGGCGGCCCGCTGCACGACCGCCCCGAATGGCTGTCCGGCCTGAAGGAGCACCATGAGCATGACGGTCCCAGTCACATCACCCATCCGGGCGACGCGCGCGACCGGGCCGAGAAGGCGTTCCTGCGCGACTTGGCCAAGCGCCTCGACGACCTGAACGCCCGCCACGGCTTCGACCAGGTGATCCTGGTGGCGCCGCCCAGGGCCCTGGGCCACCTGCGCCGGGGCCTGTCGACGGCCGTCGCCCGCAAGGTCATCGGCTCGGACGCTCACGAGCGCGTCGACGCCACCATCATCACCCTGCAGAGCGTGGTCCAGGTCGCGCGCTACGCCAGCGCCGCCTGA